A genomic window from Thermocrinis sp. includes:
- a CDS encoding ArsA family ATPase: MFGGKGGVGKSTLACTLAIKLSHKGNTLLASIDPAHSLSGILGVSVGSEIVQVFPNLHAVEFDAQRIAEQYVSKVLNSLEETVSRSVLEGAKKFASIISSSPTSLETAVFDKLAEIIPNYSYVVLDFAPTGQILRFFSSLQMVDEWLNFLVKLGEKQKEIDRFMGRERSLPKLLKERSEKVKFLVQTLKTKGLLYAVAREEPLSMQEAEMLKNNGFIRTKIVINCCSSADYPFLKVPWVANPYGVERLKEVPIEGLIEEE; encoded by the coding sequence ATGTTCGGTGGGAAAGGGGGCGTTGGGAAAAGCACTTTAGCTTGCACCTTAGCTATCAAGCTATCTCACAAAGGTAATACCCTCTTAGCTTCCATAGACCCAGCCCATTCTCTATCTGGGATATTAGGAGTTTCTGTGGGAAGTGAGATTGTGCAAGTTTTCCCAAACTTACACGCGGTGGAGTTTGACGCTCAAAGGATCGCAGAGCAGTACGTTAGCAAAGTGCTAAATAGTTTAGAGGAAACTGTATCAAGGTCGGTTCTTGAAGGAGCAAAGAAGTTTGCTTCTATTATATCCTCTTCTCCCACCTCCTTAGAGACTGCTGTCTTTGATAAGCTTGCTGAGATAATTCCCAACTACAGTTATGTTGTTTTGGACTTTGCTCCAACTGGACAGATTCTAAGGTTTTTTAGTTCCCTACAAATGGTGGATGAGTGGCTTAACTTTCTTGTCAAGCTTGGAGAAAAGCAGAAAGAGATAGACAGGTTTATGGGAAGAGAAAGGAGCTTGCCAAAGCTCTTAAAAGAAAGGTCTGAAAAGGTAAAGTTTTTGGTTCAAACCTTAAAAACTAAAGGCTTACTCTATGCAGTAGCAAGGGAAGAGCCACTCTCAATGCAAGAGGCAGAGATGTTAAAAAACAACGGCTTTATAAGAACAAAGATAGTGATAAACTGCTGTTCTTCCGCTGACTACCCTTTTTTGAAAGTTCCATGGGTGGCAAATCCTTACGGTGTTGAAAGACTAAAAGAAGTCCCAATAGAAGGTTTGATAGAGGAAGAGTGA
- a CDS encoding c-type cytochrome — protein sequence MKKVLMLLVVGLASVSFANEQLAKQKGCMACHDMKAKKVGPSYTDIAKKYAGKADAVDYLAGKIKKGGAGVWGSVPMPPQNVTDAEAKQLAQWIMSVK from the coding sequence ATGAAAAAGGTCCTCATGCTCTTGGTAGTTGGCCTTGCAAGTGTGTCCTTTGCCAACGAGCAACTTGCTAAGCAAAAGGGCTGTATGGCATGTCATGATATGAAGGCAAAGAAAGTAGGCCCATCTTACACAGACATAGCTAAAAAGTATGCCGGCAAAGCAGACGCCGTAGATTACTTGGCTGGCAAGATCAAAAAGGGTGGAGCTGGTGTTTGGGGCTCTGTGCCTATGCCACCTCAAAACGTGACCGATGCGGAGGCAAAACAGCTGGCACAGTGGATAATGTCCGTAAAGTAA
- the murI gene encoding glutamate racemase, whose translation MKIGIFDSGVGGLTVLKALREELPFVDFFYLGDTARVPYGGKSKETIQRYSLECADFLLSFGIELLVVACNTASAYALESLKESLSIPVVGVVQPGVEQALRVSKNKRIGVIGTKGTVHSAVYQSLLKERGAQPIAKACPLFVPLVEEGIIKGKIAQSVVEYYLEELKGKVDTLILACTHYPLLKETIKEFMGEVEVVDSAYAVAQKVKELAKNEGNGTLRLFFTDNSPNLSHLIKLILGEEQSYETIPILCKL comes from the coding sequence ATGAAAATTGGCATTTTTGACTCGGGTGTAGGCGGGCTAACTGTTTTGAAGGCACTCAGGGAAGAGCTACCCTTTGTGGATTTTTTTTACTTGGGGGACACCGCCCGAGTGCCTTACGGTGGCAAGTCTAAGGAAACCATCCAAAGATACAGCCTTGAGTGTGCAGACTTTCTCCTGTCCTTTGGCATAGAGCTTTTGGTAGTTGCATGCAACACCGCCAGCGCCTATGCCTTGGAATCTTTAAAAGAGAGTTTAAGCATACCCGTGGTGGGGGTAGTTCAGCCCGGTGTCGAACAAGCCCTAAGGGTTTCAAAGAATAAGAGAATAGGGGTCATAGGCACAAAGGGCACCGTGCATAGCGCAGTCTATCAAAGTCTACTAAAAGAACGGGGCGCACAGCCCATAGCCAAAGCTTGTCCTCTCTTTGTTCCATTGGTGGAAGAGGGTATAATCAAAGGCAAGATCGCCCAAAGCGTAGTGGAGTATTATCTGGAGGAGTTGAAGGGCAAAGTAGACACCCTCATACTTGCCTGCACCCACTACCCCCTGCTTAAGGAAACCATAAAGGAGTTTATGGGAGAGGTGGAGGTTGTGGATTCTGCTTATGCGGTTGCTCAAAAGGTTAAAGAACTGGCAAAAAACGAAGGAAACGGAACACTAAGGCTTTTCTTTACAGACAACTCTCCCAACCTTAGCCACCTTATAAAGCTGATCCTTGGAGAAGAGCAAAGCTACGAAACCATACCAATTCTTTGCAAGCTTTGA
- the dtd gene encoding D-aminoacyl-tRNA deacylase, whose protein sequence is MRALVQRVKASWVVVDGKEVGKIERGLNILLGIRVGDTEEKANKLVEKVLHLRIFEDELGRFQYSLLDVGGSALVVSQFTLYANTQKGRRPSFEEAEKPERAKQLYEYFVKKLSEYVPVQTGIFGAHMEVFILNDGPVTILLEA, encoded by the coding sequence ATGCGTGCATTGGTGCAAAGGGTAAAAGCTTCTTGGGTGGTAGTAGATGGAAAAGAGGTAGGTAAGATAGAAAGAGGCTTAAACATACTTCTTGGAATTAGGGTGGGAGACACGGAGGAAAAGGCCAATAAGCTAGTGGAAAAGGTGCTCCATCTGAGGATTTTTGAAGACGAGCTTGGTAGGTTTCAGTATTCCCTTTTGGATGTGGGGGGTTCTGCTCTGGTGGTGTCCCAATTTACCCTGTATGCAAACACCCAAAAGGGTAGGAGACCAAGTTTTGAAGAGGCAGAAAAGCCCGAGAGGGCAAAGCAACTCTACGAATACTTTGTAAAAAAACTCTCCGAGTATGTACCAGTTCAGACGGGTATCTTTGGTGCTCACATGGAGGTTTTTATCCTAAACGACGGTCCGGTTACTATACTCTTGGAGGCTTAA
- a CDS encoding DUF87 domain-containing protein: protein MIFQKLLEDVSSAKESVKIVSAWIRGEILEEMVNVIKSGVKLEVILRAGEKKDLEISDYRAFKAVRDFGGEIYINPRLHAKFVIVDDKKAYVGSANLTYTGVREGNLEAVISLDEEAKIKELLDLWEVVKKESVKIDKRAIAVVIKSYSSTELDALLLEDLPEQSFLKVNTEKGFLVCKINHINSLGMENLWQSAKIVQKDWVVALINSMAEESGRIKVGRVHVVCEYVRTKEEEKESSFGVPLKVLDVGTQLLKMDEEEGLLELMSTNMSGYPMDVKVFAGRLFGVKTPAYLDLTKIASMHMAVLGTTGSGKTTFVARLLKNIKDLNYAQVFVIDLFGEYHKRLEDDNLEYVKFPYTLFPICVDDVKELFKRYGIDLSERSAEERSFFGKVRKFLKPDLRKIAYSERSLEDMLLDAPKDIKEYSQELLDLLSRDFGEEAIKNQKEVWQKAMQAVSSQKPLVLCDLSDLIDPESRLNLVGLIMKEIFLSSMKDGKKRLVVLEEAHNFAPERGAIDLPTGRENIALQMTKRIALEGRKFGVGLIAITQRPANLNKYILSQMNTQAIFRLVTKNDLDAVSVFFGERDWGLLNLLPLLRPGTLYLSGLAVPFGMLLEIEL, encoded by the coding sequence ATGATCTTCCAGAAATTATTAGAAGATGTATCCTCTGCAAAAGAATCTGTAAAGATAGTCTCCGCTTGGATTAGGGGGGAGATTCTTGAAGAGATGGTAAATGTAATAAAAAGTGGGGTAAAGTTAGAGGTTATACTCAGAGCTGGCGAAAAAAAGGACCTTGAAATAAGCGATTACAGAGCATTCAAAGCAGTTAGAGATTTTGGCGGTGAGATCTACATAAACCCGAGGTTGCATGCAAAGTTTGTGATAGTGGATGACAAGAAGGCTTACGTAGGTTCTGCCAATCTTACATATACAGGGGTTAGGGAAGGTAACTTAGAAGCGGTAATAAGCTTGGACGAAGAGGCTAAAATAAAGGAGCTTTTGGACCTTTGGGAAGTTGTAAAGAAGGAATCGGTAAAGATAGACAAAAGAGCGATAGCGGTAGTTATAAAGTCTTACTCTTCCACTGAACTGGACGCACTACTATTGGAGGACTTACCCGAGCAAAGCTTCTTAAAGGTAAATACAGAAAAAGGTTTTCTGGTTTGCAAGATAAACCACATAAACAGTTTAGGCATGGAAAACCTTTGGCAGAGCGCAAAAATAGTGCAAAAAGACTGGGTTGTTGCATTGATAAATAGCATGGCAGAGGAGAGTGGAAGGATAAAAGTTGGCAGAGTTCATGTGGTTTGTGAATACGTAAGAACCAAAGAGGAAGAAAAAGAGAGCTCTTTTGGTGTTCCCTTGAAGGTTTTGGACGTGGGGACGCAGTTATTGAAAATGGACGAGGAGGAAGGGCTTTTGGAGCTTATGAGCACCAACATGTCGGGCTATCCTATGGACGTTAAAGTATTTGCAGGAAGGTTGTTTGGAGTTAAAACTCCAGCATACTTAGACCTTACAAAGATTGCCAGTATGCACATGGCAGTTTTAGGCACCACGGGTTCTGGCAAAACCACCTTTGTAGCAAGGCTTTTAAAAAACATAAAAGACCTAAACTACGCACAGGTGTTTGTTATAGACCTGTTTGGAGAATACCATAAAAGGCTGGAAGATGACAATCTGGAATATGTGAAATTTCCCTATACCCTATTTCCCATATGCGTGGATGACGTAAAGGAGCTTTTCAAAAGGTATGGAATTGATCTAAGCGAAAGGTCTGCAGAAGAGAGGAGCTTTTTTGGGAAAGTAAGAAAGTTCTTAAAGCCAGACTTGAGAAAAATAGCGTACAGCGAAAGGTCTTTGGAGGATATGCTGTTGGATGCACCCAAGGACATCAAAGAATACTCCCAAGAGCTTTTGGACCTCCTCTCAAGGGACTTTGGAGAAGAGGCTATAAAAAATCAGAAAGAAGTTTGGCAAAAAGCTATGCAAGCTGTTAGCTCCCAAAAACCTTTAGTTTTGTGTGATCTGAGCGACCTGATTGACCCAGAGTCACGCCTAAATCTTGTAGGACTTATTATGAAAGAGATATTTCTTTCTTCTATGAAGGATGGCAAAAAAAGGCTTGTGGTTCTCGAAGAGGCTCATAACTTTGCACCAGAAAGAGGAGCCATTGACCTGCCCACAGGAAGAGAAAACATAGCCTTGCAAATGACAAAGAGGATAGCCCTTGAAGGGAGAAAGTTTGGGGTTGGGCTTATAGCCATAACCCAAAGACCAGCAAACCTAAACAAATACATACTCTCCCAGATGAACACTCAGGCTATCTTTAGGCTTGTGACCAAAAACGACTTGGATGCGGTGTCTGTGTTTTTTGGAGAAAGGGACTGGGGGCTTTTGAATTTACTGCCTTTGCTGAGACCGGGCACCTTATACCTCAGTGGCTTGGCCGTTCCCTTTGGTATGCTCTTGGAGATTGAGCTTTAA
- a CDS encoding DUF2231 domain-containing protein, translating into MKVIYKLLLTMTLGLSIALPHEKTQTQELKPEERIYYPPVVKLHPPTTHFSVALPTILLLASLYYALTKRREKDLIIALSVLSFLAILSSVITGYIIHESIENIPIQEEAEEVLHRHESIGFALFGMSLVVSLLSFLINKSLVFRVLHLILCFVLVFGVFYQGSLGGKLVYEYSVGVPVR; encoded by the coding sequence ATGAAGGTAATTTATAAACTATTGCTGACTATGACCTTAGGTTTGAGCATCGCACTGCCTCATGAAAAAACTCAAACCCAAGAGTTAAAGCCCGAAGAGAGGATTTACTATCCGCCGGTGGTTAAGCTACATCCACCCACCACGCACTTTTCAGTAGCTTTGCCCACAATCCTTCTCTTGGCATCCCTCTATTACGCTTTAACCAAAAGGAGAGAAAAAGATCTCATCATAGCCCTCTCTGTTCTAAGCTTTCTTGCTATACTTAGCTCCGTGATAACCGGCTACATTATCCACGAAAGTATAGAGAACATTCCCATACAGGAGGAGGCGGAAGAAGTCCTTCACAGGCACGAAAGTATTGGATTTGCCTTGTTTGGAATGTCATTGGTAGTGTCCCTGCTTAGCTTTTTGATAAACAAAAGTCTTGTGTTTAGAGTTTTGCACTTGATCCTTTGCTTTGTACTGGTTTTTGGAGTGTTTTATCAAGGTAGTCTTGGGGGGAAATTGGTTTATGAATATTCAGTAGGAGTGCCTGTAAGATAA
- a CDS encoding copper resistance protein B: MKKLLFAIFIPIFTFGQEFYPIEPMHPIRYWGIFLNKLEYREKKRSLNLDFSSFYGGDYHKLWFVLEAKSDLKEGKWEFERADLLFGRAISSFFDLRIGGGYAGKEDEGRAKLVVDLFGLAPYWLETELNLNLSHKGELYGKLKAEYDLLLTQRLVLQPEVEVLASAKTIEPLEIGKGISKVGLSIRLRYEIKREIAPYVGFSWERNYGKTKELKGKAEESTFLVGLKMWF; the protein is encoded by the coding sequence ATGAAAAAACTTCTCTTTGCGATTTTTATACCTATTTTTACCTTTGGGCAGGAGTTCTATCCCATAGAGCCTATGCATCCAATAAGGTATTGGGGCATTTTTTTGAATAAGCTGGAATACAGAGAAAAGAAGAGAAGCTTAAATTTAGACTTCAGTTCCTTTTATGGAGGGGATTATCATAAGCTATGGTTTGTCTTAGAAGCAAAGAGCGACCTAAAAGAGGGGAAATGGGAGTTTGAAAGGGCAGACCTGCTCTTTGGAAGGGCTATATCAAGCTTTTTTGACCTGAGGATAGGTGGAGGGTATGCGGGCAAAGAGGATGAAGGAAGGGCTAAGCTTGTGGTGGACCTGTTTGGTCTGGCTCCATACTGGCTTGAAACCGAGCTTAACCTTAACCTCTCTCACAAAGGAGAGCTCTACGGAAAGCTAAAAGCAGAGTATGACCTTCTTTTAACCCAACGATTGGTGCTCCAGCCGGAAGTAGAAGTTTTAGCAAGCGCCAAAACTATAGAACCCCTTGAAATAGGTAAAGGCATCAGCAAGGTAGGACTTTCTATCAGACTAAGGTATGAAATAAAAAGAGAAATAGCTCCTTATGTGGGCTTTTCTTGGGAAAGAAACTATGGGAAGACAAAGGAATTAAAGGGAAAAGCTGAAGAAAGCACTTTTTTGGTTGGGTTGAAAATGTGGTTTTAG
- a CDS encoding copper resistance system multicopper oxidase, producing the protein MSWHRRDLLKLMLFSGIAYSVPGFSAFRRLEVVDAREKDELLEYTLVVRKEPVEVGQRRGVGTLINSLLPSPLLRFKEGKEVVIHVINEMDEPTSIHWHGLLVPNEMDGVPGVVFPGIPSKSRFTYRFPIVQYGTYWYHSHSLMQEQLGMYGPLILEPKEEDVIKADRDYVIILSDWTDEDPHRILLSLKKYPGYYNFQKRTLWDFLREAKERGFYPTLKERLMWAKMRMDSRDIADVTGYTYTYLMNGQTTEENPTFIFKPGEKVRLRFINASAATYFDVRIPGLKMTVVQADGQNVYPVDVDEFRIAIAETYDVIVQPKEEKAYAIYAEAMDRSGFVMGTLAPRKGMKAVLPARRKISDLTMEDMGHSHTDHSHHHHHHEGYKMMLDVSKNPFGVDADMVVSSPMPKLDDPGVGLRDQKHKVLTYADLVSAEEYPIGKPERTIEIHLVGNMERFIWRMYSYDGKKLSSRFEDVIPLRYGETVRFVFINHTMMHHPIHLHGMWMYLDNGGDTLNPRKHTIDVKPAEVVEVIVKADAYGNWAFHCHILYHMDSGMFRVVRVS; encoded by the coding sequence ATGAGCTGGCATAGAAGAGACCTTTTGAAGCTTATGCTCTTTTCTGGTATTGCCTACTCTGTCCCAGGTTTTTCCGCTTTCAGAAGGCTCGAGGTGGTAGATGCCAGAGAAAAGGATGAGCTTTTGGAATATACGTTAGTTGTAAGAAAGGAACCTGTGGAGGTGGGACAAAGAAGAGGAGTGGGGACTCTGATAAACAGTCTTTTACCTTCACCCCTTCTCAGGTTCAAAGAAGGAAAGGAAGTAGTCATTCATGTGATAAATGAGATGGATGAGCCTACTTCCATCCACTGGCACGGTTTGCTGGTGCCAAATGAGATGGACGGTGTGCCGGGGGTTGTCTTCCCCGGAATACCTTCAAAAAGTAGATTTACTTACAGGTTTCCGATTGTTCAATATGGCACCTACTGGTATCACTCTCACTCTCTAATGCAAGAGCAGTTAGGTATGTATGGTCCGCTTATTCTGGAGCCAAAGGAAGAGGATGTCATAAAAGCAGATAGGGATTACGTGATCATACTTTCCGATTGGACGGACGAGGACCCTCACCGTATCCTCTTAAGCCTAAAAAAATATCCAGGATACTATAACTTCCAAAAGAGAACTTTGTGGGACTTTTTGAGGGAGGCAAAGGAAAGGGGCTTTTATCCAACCCTAAAAGAAAGGCTGATGTGGGCTAAGATGAGGATGGACTCAAGAGACATAGCAGATGTTACTGGCTACACCTACACGTACCTGATGAACGGACAGACCACAGAAGAAAACCCAACCTTTATCTTTAAACCTGGCGAAAAAGTAAGGCTAAGGTTTATAAATGCTTCCGCTGCTACCTATTTTGATGTGAGAATACCCGGTTTAAAAATGACAGTGGTCCAAGCGGATGGTCAAAATGTCTATCCAGTGGATGTGGATGAGTTCCGCATTGCTATAGCAGAGACTTACGACGTCATAGTCCAACCCAAAGAAGAAAAAGCCTATGCTATCTATGCGGAAGCTATGGATAGAAGCGGTTTTGTTATGGGCACCCTTGCCCCAAGGAAAGGTATGAAAGCAGTCCTACCAGCAAGAAGAAAGATCTCAGACCTAACCATGGAAGACATGGGACACAGCCACACGGACCATAGCCATCACCACCATCACCACGAGGGCTATAAGATGATGTTGGACGTGAGTAAAAACCCCTTTGGTGTGGATGCGGACATGGTGGTGAGCAGTCCAATGCCAAAGCTTGACGATCCAGGAGTAGGACTGAGAGATCAAAAGCACAAAGTCCTAACCTACGCAGACCTTGTAAGTGCAGAGGAGTACCCCATTGGAAAACCGGAACGCACCATCGAGATCCATTTAGTGGGAAACATGGAGAGGTTTATCTGGAGGATGTATTCCTATGATGGCAAAAAGCTAAGCTCAAGGTTTGAAGACGTGATACCTTTGAGGTATGGGGAAACTGTAAGGTTTGTGTTCATAAATCACACCATGATGCACCATCCCATACACCTTCATGGCATGTGGATGTATTTGGACAACGGAGGGGATACTTTAAACCCAAGGAAACACACCATAGACGTAAAGCCTGCTGAGGTCGTGGAGGTTATAGTCAAGGCGGATGCCTATGGCAACTGGGCTTTTCATTGCCATATTCTGTATCACATGGATTCGGGAATGTTTAGGGTGGTGAGGGTAAGCTGA
- a CDS encoding DUF411 domain-containing protein, with translation MSNEELDKIKNQLNVPLSLRSCHTMVYQGRFIEGHVPPEGVSLVLKDKGVKGVASPHGVKSGRGGYEDKYEAVR, from the coding sequence GTGTCCAACGAGGAGCTGGATAAGATAAAGAACCAACTGAATGTGCCTTTGAGCCTAAGGTCTTGCCACACTATGGTCTATCAGGGAAGGTTCATAGAGGGTCATGTGCCACCGGAGGGTGTAAGTTTGGTGCTTAAGGACAAAGGCGTAAAGGGTGTGGCTTCCCCTCATGGTGTAAAAAGCGGAAGGGGTGGATACGAGGATAAATACGAGGCAGTTAGATGA
- a CDS encoding BadF/BadG/BcrA/BcrD ATPase family protein — translation MIVGIDVGSTTCKYVLVDDNGKILDKAYERHNTKTAEKVLEFLQRLERDYGLTAGRDRVYFTGSGATLITPLVGGKFVQEVVAVSTAVEKLHPDVRFVSEIGGEDMKAIFFKEVEGKRIKQVFMQNACAGGTGTFIEKTARKLGIPQEKLSSMGYIGYSLHKVSAKCGIFAEADVNTLQKAGVPAEEIMASLFEAVVYQNLAQLTKANTPMYKVLLLGGPNLFFKGLQEAWKVHLRRIWKERKIIDCSEEEVDQLVIVPDNSLYYAALGCVFYAMEEEGGYYQGLEKLKWWIEEGQYEEKLKEGRKGLVSSKEELEEFLKEYEGQYKVITPRKVKRIAIGCDFGSTTAKAICVSEDGEPVFSCYQLSKGNPIEDAKGIFRQIKDFFGEDVEVIGLGLTGYGKDLLKDVLGADYAVVETVAHATGALKFFPDADCICDVGGVDVKILILRNGSVVDFRLNSQCSSGNGAFLQGVAERFGIPLQEIASLAFTAKAIPSFTMGCGVFLQSDIVNQQRKGWKAEEILAGLCHILPMNVWIYAGNINNLAQIGKKFVLQGGTHKNLAVVKAQRDFIKSKVPEAEVVVHPYPGEAGALGVALLALEAKGRTRFRGFEVIENLTYKTTTSVDTVCRWCPMNCQRTFIDVYVGEGEGRSWSKVPLEKGWLRLIVSNACPKGLVEDEQELKVLQQELRRVQNEFPNLSQIAKKEAFKPRRRQKVH, via the coding sequence ATGATAGTCGGTATAGATGTAGGTAGCACTACCTGTAAGTATGTTTTGGTAGATGATAACGGAAAGATATTGGATAAAGCTTACGAGAGACACAACACAAAGACTGCCGAAAAGGTTTTGGAGTTTTTACAAAGACTTGAAAGGGATTACGGTTTGACAGCTGGCAGGGACAGGGTCTATTTTACGGGCTCGGGTGCTACGCTTATAACTCCCTTGGTGGGTGGCAAGTTTGTTCAGGAGGTGGTTGCGGTATCCACGGCGGTGGAAAAACTACATCCAGACGTCAGATTTGTCAGCGAGATAGGCGGGGAGGATATGAAGGCTATCTTCTTCAAGGAGGTGGAAGGCAAAAGGATAAAGCAGGTGTTTATGCAGAATGCTTGTGCAGGGGGAACGGGAACTTTTATAGAAAAGACTGCAAGAAAGCTCGGCATTCCACAAGAAAAACTCAGTTCTATGGGATACATAGGCTACAGCCTGCACAAGGTTAGTGCTAAGTGCGGTATATTTGCAGAAGCTGACGTGAATACTCTACAAAAGGCTGGAGTGCCAGCAGAAGAAATAATGGCATCCCTTTTTGAAGCGGTGGTCTATCAAAATCTGGCACAGCTAACAAAGGCAAACACGCCCATGTATAAGGTGCTCCTTTTGGGAGGTCCAAACCTATTTTTCAAGGGACTTCAGGAAGCTTGGAAGGTCCATCTCAGAAGAATCTGGAAAGAAAGAAAAATTATTGACTGTTCAGAGGAAGAGGTAGATCAGTTGGTCATAGTTCCAGACAACTCCCTTTACTATGCTGCCCTTGGATGCGTGTTTTATGCCATGGAAGAAGAAGGGGGATACTACCAAGGTTTAGAAAAGCTCAAATGGTGGATAGAAGAGGGACAATACGAAGAGAAGCTAAAGGAGGGAAGAAAGGGTTTGGTGTCTTCCAAAGAAGAACTGGAAGAATTTCTAAAAGAATACGAGGGGCAATACAAGGTTATAACGCCAAGGAAGGTTAAAAGAATAGCAATAGGTTGCGATTTTGGTTCAACTACCGCCAAAGCAATTTGTGTCTCCGAAGATGGAGAACCTGTATTTTCCTGCTATCAGCTCAGTAAAGGCAATCCCATAGAGGACGCAAAGGGAATATTTAGACAGATAAAAGATTTCTTTGGGGAGGATGTGGAAGTTATAGGGCTGGGGCTTACCGGTTATGGAAAGGACCTTTTAAAGGATGTGCTTGGTGCGGACTATGCGGTGGTGGAAACTGTAGCTCATGCCACCGGAGCGTTGAAGTTCTTTCCGGATGCAGACTGCATATGCGACGTAGGCGGTGTGGATGTAAAAATCTTGATCCTTAGGAATGGGTCTGTGGTGGATTTTAGGCTTAACTCTCAGTGTTCCTCTGGAAACGGTGCCTTCTTGCAGGGCGTAGCAGAAAGGTTCGGAATCCCACTACAGGAAATAGCTTCCTTAGCCTTTACTGCAAAGGCAATACCGAGCTTTACCATGGGATGTGGAGTTTTCCTACAGAGCGACATAGTAAATCAGCAAAGGAAGGGTTGGAAGGCGGAAGAAATCCTTGCGGGACTGTGCCATATCCTTCCAATGAACGTGTGGATATACGCTGGAAACATAAACAACTTGGCCCAGATAGGTAAAAAGTTTGTCCTTCAGGGTGGAACCCACAAAAACTTGGCAGTTGTAAAAGCCCAGAGGGACTTTATAAAGTCCAAGGTGCCAGAGGCGGAAGTGGTGGTCCATCCCTATCCAGGAGAGGCGGGAGCCCTTGGCGTGGCTTTGCTTGCTTTGGAAGCCAAAGGAAGGACAAGATTTAGAGGCTTTGAAGTCATAGAAAATCTAACCTACAAAACCACCACTTCTGTGGATACGGTTTGCAGGTGGTGTCCTATGAACTGCCAAAGGACGTTCATAGATGTATATGTAGGAGAAGGTGAGGGAAGAAGCTGGAGCAAAGTTCCGTTGGAAAAGGGATGGCTAAGGCTGATAGTTAGCAATGCATGCCCAAAAGGCTTGGTGGAGGACGAGCAAGAGCTAAAGGTATTACAGCAGGAGCTAAGGAGGGTTCAAAATGAGTTTCCTAACCTTTCCCAGATTGCTAAAAAAGAAGCCTTCAAACCAAGAAGAAGGCAAAAGGTACATTAA
- a CDS encoding acyl-CoA dehydratase activase-related protein, whose translation MSFLTFPRLLKKKPSNQEEGKRYIKVGIPKFLNIWGTAPFWVGFFESLGMKVVFSSDTSEEQYRTYGKGRITMDSCFPVKALAGHIGELLQKDIDILFVPMIYSLPSFLKGHVLDTLCCTRVMMAPENIKAGFLKERDEFKERGIKYVSPFVPFAEPELLPKYLYDSLKEAIEGLTYSEVIQAVREGFKVLEEFEKSMRSKSLEIMKWCAVNNRPALLILARPYHMDPGIGHEIDAEFQLYGYPILWYNYLPIDDWLLDWLGISLDISDVWTSSYSSNTNEIIWGAKFASRFPWITGVIRLSSYECGMDQPTFTPVQKIVESSGTLFFKFGELDETKPAGSVKIRVETIVYYLEKYSQEIIKKKLSRLGDIPKKLLEPVSQSA comes from the coding sequence ATGAGTTTCCTAACCTTTCCCAGATTGCTAAAAAAGAAGCCTTCAAACCAAGAAGAAGGCAAAAGGTACATTAAGGTAGGAATACCAAAATTTTTGAACATTTGGGGGACTGCTCCATTTTGGGTAGGATTCTTTGAAAGCTTGGGAATGAAGGTAGTCTTTAGCTCAGACACTTCAGAGGAACAATACAGGACTTACGGAAAGGGAAGGATAACTATGGATAGTTGTTTTCCTGTAAAAGCTTTAGCTGGTCATATAGGAGAGCTTCTTCAAAAGGATATAGACATTCTTTTTGTGCCTATGATCTATTCCCTTCCTTCCTTTTTAAAAGGTCATGTATTAGATACTCTGTGTTGCACCAGGGTGATGATGGCTCCAGAAAACATAAAGGCAGGTTTTTTAAAGGAAAGGGACGAATTTAAGGAAAGAGGTATAAAGTATGTTTCTCCCTTTGTACCCTTTGCTGAACCTGAGCTTTTACCAAAGTATCTTTACGATTCTTTGAAGGAAGCAATAGAAGGCTTGACATACAGTGAGGTTATCCAAGCGGTAAGGGAAGGCTTTAAAGTCTTGGAGGAGTTTGAGAAATCCATGAGATCTAAGTCCCTTGAGATAATGAAGTGGTGCGCCGTAAACAACAGACCAGCCCTTTTGATTCTTGCAAGGCCCTATCACATGGACCCAGGCATAGGACACGAAATAGATGCTGAGTTTCAACTTTATGGTTACCCCATTCTTTGGTATAACTACCTTCCAATAGATGATTGGCTTTTGGACTGGCTTGGCATATCTTTGGACATATCGGACGTATGGACCTCCTCTTACAGCTCAAACACCAACGAGATAATCTGGGGTGCAAAGTTTGCAAGTAGGTTCCCTTGGATAACCGGAGTTATAAGACTTTCCTCTTACGAGTGTGGTATGGACCAGCCAACCTTTACTCCAGTGCAGAAGATCGTAGAATCTTCGGGCACTCTGTTTTTCAAATTCGGAGAGCTTGACGAGACCAAACCTGCAGGCAGTGTAAAAATAAGGGTGGAGACCATAGTATATTATTTGGAGAAGTACTCCCAAGAAATAATCAAGAAAAAGCTCAGCAGGCTTGGTGATATTCCTAAGAAACTCTTAGAACCAGTTTCCCAAAGTGCATAG